From Skermanella sp. TT6, a single genomic window includes:
- a CDS encoding sensor histidine kinase, producing MNIDILTLVLVHSLVSVALGGLMLVFWSANRSLPGLRHWTVATLLLGASTLISTMRGFLPEVPAILVSNGIIVLSFGFFYNGVREFGGNPSRWRPAVVAVVLLVLCQAWFTVVRDDVSVRIVALSLTLCAGCMLTARELLRVAGPSMRATALTAAALFALTGLTLAARAASTLVEPPVPDHMGRYPAHAVHFLVSILSSILLVFCLLMMAVQRLNRDLVRRGRQLEEALNRSEDASRAKEQFLAMMSHELRTPLNAILGFSELQRNQIFGPLGHPRYLEYATDIHSSGTHLLGLINSILDISKASAGKLEVAVAPVDPLPIADEMLRVISHAALAKRITIAHDPEPAPRCMADPQALRQILLNLLSNAVKFTSPGGMISLRIVGLGRGHVGFIVADSGIGMDPAEIPRLLKPFEQSFNIYASSGQGTGLGLPIVDALVGLQGGRLRIDSAPGKGTTVTVELPVAA from the coding sequence ATGAACATCGACATCCTCACACTGGTCCTGGTGCATTCGCTGGTTTCGGTTGCCCTGGGCGGCCTGATGCTGGTGTTCTGGTCCGCCAACCGCAGCCTTCCGGGCCTGAGGCACTGGACCGTCGCGACGCTGCTGCTGGGCGCCAGCACCCTGATATCCACGATGCGCGGCTTTCTTCCCGAGGTCCCGGCGATCCTGGTGTCCAACGGCATCATCGTGCTGAGCTTCGGCTTCTTCTACAACGGCGTCCGCGAGTTCGGGGGGAATCCTTCGCGCTGGCGGCCCGCGGTCGTGGCGGTGGTCCTGCTGGTGCTGTGCCAGGCCTGGTTCACCGTGGTCCGGGACGATGTCTCGGTCAGGATCGTCGCCCTGTCGCTGACCCTGTGCGCCGGCTGCATGCTGACCGCGCGCGAACTGCTGCGGGTGGCGGGGCCGAGCATGCGGGCGACCGCGCTGACCGCGGCGGCGCTGTTCGCCTTGACCGGGCTGACCCTGGCCGCGCGCGCGGCCTCGACCCTGGTCGAGCCGCCGGTGCCCGACCATATGGGCCGATATCCGGCGCACGCCGTGCATTTCCTGGTCTCCATCCTGAGCAGCATCCTGCTGGTCTTCTGCCTGCTGATGATGGCCGTCCAGCGGCTGAACCGCGACCTGGTCCGGCGCGGCCGGCAGCTGGAGGAGGCGCTCAACCGGTCGGAGGACGCCAGCCGGGCCAAGGAGCAGTTCCTCGCCATGATGAGCCACGAACTGCGCACGCCGCTGAACGCGATCCTCGGGTTCAGCGAATTGCAGCGCAACCAGATCTTCGGGCCCCTCGGCCACCCGCGCTACCTGGAATATGCCACGGACATCCATTCCTCCGGCACGCACCTGCTGGGGCTGATCAACTCGATCCTCGACATCTCCAAGGCATCGGCGGGCAAGCTGGAGGTGGCGGTGGCGCCGGTCGATCCGCTGCCGATCGCGGACGAGATGCTGCGGGTCATCAGCCACGCGGCCCTGGCCAAGCGGATCACGATCGCCCACGATCCGGAACCCGCGCCCCGATGCATGGCCGATCCCCAGGCGCTGCGCCAGATCCTGCTGAACCTGCTGTCCAACGCGGTGAAGTTCACCAGTCCCGGCGGCATGATCAGCCTGCGGATCGTCGGGCTCGGCCGCGGGCATGTCGGCTTCATCGTGGCCGACAGCGGCATCGGCATGGACCCGGCCGAGATCCCCAGGCTGCTGAAGCCCTTCGAGCAATCCTTCAACATCTACGCCAGTTCCGGGCAGGGCACCGGGCTGGGGCTGCCCATCGTGGACGCCCTGGTCGGCTTGCAGGGCGGCCGGCTGCGGATCGACAGCGCCCCCGGGAAGGGCACGACGGTGACGGTCGAGCTTCCGGTCGCGGCATGA
- a CDS encoding transglutaminase-like domain-containing protein: MKYSVSCKLGYDVEEETVCFFNLQPAQFDRQVILDEHLDLDGGREVDRFTMGESGNRFFKVVAPPGKLMVRYRAEVDLDPLVEDPAGVGQVAPIDLPLDVLPHLNPSRFCQSDRLRAFAFRQFGEFAPGHQRVTAICNWIHDNLEYLPGSSHGTTSAVDTIIDHAGVCRDFAHLGITLCRAMDIPARYVSAYAFRLDPPDFHATFEAFLGGRWYLFDATRKAALDGLIRIGVGRDAAEVSFSSFFGKAKPDEMEVAISSPDRAADGPLTTDAVSLSER, encoded by the coding sequence ATGAAATATTCGGTAAGCTGCAAGCTGGGTTACGACGTCGAGGAAGAAACGGTCTGTTTCTTCAACCTTCAACCCGCCCAGTTCGATCGCCAGGTGATCCTGGACGAACACCTGGACCTGGACGGCGGGCGCGAGGTCGACCGCTTCACCATGGGCGAGTCGGGCAACCGCTTCTTCAAGGTCGTCGCGCCTCCCGGCAAGCTGATGGTCCGCTACCGGGCCGAGGTGGACCTGGACCCGCTGGTGGAGGACCCCGCCGGGGTCGGCCAGGTGGCGCCGATCGACCTGCCGCTCGACGTGCTGCCGCACCTGAATCCGTCGCGCTTCTGCCAGTCCGACCGGCTGCGCGCCTTCGCCTTCCGCCAGTTCGGCGAGTTCGCTCCCGGCCACCAGCGGGTGACGGCGATCTGCAACTGGATCCACGACAATCTGGAATATCTGCCGGGCAGTTCCCACGGGACGACCTCGGCGGTCGATACCATCATCGACCATGCCGGCGTCTGCCGCGACTTCGCCCATCTCGGCATCACCCTGTGCCGGGCGATGGACATTCCGGCGCGCTATGTCAGCGCCTATGCCTTCCGGCTCGACCCTCCCGACTTCCACGCGACCTTCGAGGCCTTCCTGGGCGGACGCTGGTACCTGTTCGACGCGACCCGCAAGGCGGCGCTGGACGGGCTGATCCGGATCGGGGTCGGCCGCGACGCCGCCGAGGTGTCGTTCTCGTCCTTCTTCGGCAAGGCCAAGCCGGACGAGATGGAGGTCGCCATCAGCTCGCCCGACCGCGCCGCCGACGGGCCGCTGACCACCGACGCGGTGAGCCTGTCGGAGCGCTGA
- a CDS encoding CorA family divalent cation transporter has protein sequence MTDTLANGLICAYGFGPDGTARELSLPVLADLLRTPDGFVWAHLNIAVWPMRTWIAERGHLPEAAREVLVSIEDVRPRFERCEDGLIGTLSDVQHDFSGQGGDIGTLHVWFTRTMLITSRNHPLTAVDKLRLDIRDGFRPASTGELIGALIDHLAASFQKVIEGMADTLDEIEDALLAGSSADLRSQLGTLRRQAVSLRRQLLPQRQALARLLSHPPGWWSSDDTYDLREAVDRFSSVAEDLGAAEDRAKVLQDELYAKLAEEGNRNLFRLSIVTLIFLPMTLVTGIFGMNVAGLPGTHDGHSFLWVLLLMVASAVATLLLLKVKHWF, from the coding sequence ATGACCGATACCCTCGCCAACGGGCTGATCTGCGCTTACGGCTTCGGCCCGGACGGCACGGCGCGGGAGCTGTCGCTGCCGGTGCTGGCCGACCTGCTGCGCACGCCGGACGGCTTCGTCTGGGCCCATCTCAACATCGCGGTCTGGCCGATGCGCACCTGGATCGCCGAGCGCGGCCACCTGCCGGAGGCGGCACGCGAGGTGCTGGTGTCGATCGAGGACGTGCGCCCCCGGTTCGAGCGCTGCGAGGACGGGCTGATCGGCACCCTGAGCGACGTGCAGCACGATTTCTCCGGACAGGGCGGCGACATCGGCACCCTGCATGTCTGGTTCACGCGGACCATGCTGATCACCTCGCGCAACCATCCGCTGACCGCGGTGGACAAGCTGCGGCTGGACATCCGGGACGGGTTCCGGCCGGCCAGCACCGGCGAGCTGATCGGCGCCCTGATCGACCATCTGGCGGCCAGCTTCCAGAAGGTGATCGAGGGGATGGCCGACACCCTGGACGAGATCGAGGACGCGCTGCTGGCGGGTTCCTCGGCCGACCTGCGCAGCCAGCTGGGCACCCTGCGCCGGCAGGCGGTCAGCCTGCGCCGCCAGCTGCTGCCCCAGCGCCAGGCGCTGGCGCGGCTGCTCAGCCACCCGCCGGGCTGGTGGTCGTCCGACGACACCTACGATCTGCGCGAGGCGGTGGACCGCTTCTCCTCGGTCGCCGAGGACCTGGGCGCCGCCGAGGACCGCGCCAAGGTGCTCCAGGACGAGCTGTACGCCAAGCTGGCGGAGGAAGGGAACCGCAACCTGTTCCGCCTGTCGATCGTGACCCTGATCTTCCTGCCCATGACCCTGGTCACCGGCATCTTCGGCATGAACGTGGCCGGGCTGCCGGGGACCCATGACGGCCATTCCTTCCTGTGGGTGCTGCTGCTGATGGTCGCCTCGGCCGTCGCGACCCTGCTGCTGCTGAAGGTGAAGCACTGGTTCTGA